The following proteins are encoded in a genomic region of Phycisphaerae bacterium:
- a CDS encoding Gfo/Idh/MocA family oxidoreductase, producing MNMRIAIIGCGHAGRRHADQLRKIPEARIVACCDSDQDSVRKFADEHGALAFTSLESLLAEPLDGVTVCTPPNTHAEIVSAAIERDIKVLCEKPLAPSVDDCLRIPRSDLLACAFKFRHLSGAVMLRDMIARGELGDITHVRGTATSDADMTGKWFSNPECSGGGVLLDNGVHIVDLVHFVLGSVEDVIAHTTGSSRSLEVEESASMKLRLTRGAGADIFVSWESPAPMAPLIEIFGTRGYARLGYEMQAFDSQRKLIRHASAEGVDIWTEVLANFVSFVAGRSRPSAVYEDGFAAVAVTDAAYRSLLSRRCEEPVQALTV from the coding sequence TTGAACATGCGCATTGCCATCATCGGATGCGGCCACGCTGGCCGCCGTCACGCCGACCAGCTTCGCAAGATACCCGAAGCCCGCATCGTCGCATGTTGTGATAGCGACCAGGATTCCGTTCGCAAATTCGCCGACGAGCACGGCGCGCTCGCATTCACCAGCCTCGAATCACTACTCGCCGAACCGCTTGACGGCGTAACCGTCTGCACACCGCCCAATACACATGCGGAGATCGTGTCGGCCGCCATCGAACGCGATATAAAAGTGCTCTGCGAAAAGCCGCTCGCACCCAGCGTGGACGATTGCCTGCGAATTCCTCGCAGCGACCTGCTCGCATGTGCATTCAAATTCCGCCACCTTTCCGGTGCGGTCATGCTCCGTGACATGATCGCCCGCGGCGAATTGGGTGACATCACTCATGTACGCGGAACCGCCACCTCAGACGCGGACATGACCGGCAAGTGGTTCAGTAATCCTGAATGTTCCGGCGGCGGCGTGCTGCTCGACAATGGTGTACACATAGTGGATCTCGTCCATTTCGTTCTGGGCTCCGTCGAGGACGTCATCGCCCACACAACCGGCAGTTCGCGATCACTGGAAGTCGAAGAGTCCGCTTCCATGAAACTGCGACTCACACGAGGAGCCGGCGCCGACATTTTCGTAAGTTGGGAGTCACCCGCTCCGATGGCGCCGCTGATCGAGATTTTCGGCACCCGCGGTTACGCCCGGCTCGGTTATGAAATGCAGGCGTTCGATTCCCAACGAAAGCTCATCCGGCACGCTTCCGCGGAGGGCGTCGACATCTGGACCGAGGTCCTTGCCAATTTCGTTTCGTTCGTCGCCGGTCGCTCTCGGCCCAGTGCGGTCTATGAAGACGGATTTGCCGCTGTTGCGGTCACTGATGCGGCTTATCGCTCATTGCTGAGCAGACGCTGCGAAGAACCGGTACAGGCGCTGACTGTTTGA
- a CDS encoding DegT/DnrJ/EryC1/StrS family aminotransferase, protein MTQIRSSILSTPINIVPNDADASGRSFGEEEIRLIREALDRGVLISQYGTIVPALERAFAQWCDMPHCTAVSSGTAALHTAIAAVDPKPGDEIISSPITDMGAVMPILYQGAIPIFADVDPETCNLTAQTIAARISPRTRAIIVTHLFGLPCDMDPIMALAREHNLIVIEDAAQAFGATYRGRKIGTIGDIGCFSLQQGKHITCGEGGLVVTRDPQRARFMKLFHDKGWGFGDAQPDHEFLGLNYRMTELQGAVAMAQLPRLDEFVAKRRELAARLTAKLSNLAGLVCPPDHHECTHVYWRYSIRLIDPLSSLELDAMSNALRRIGARTAPRYTQKLAFEYGFLRDRKMFGNSGFPFFEAVRANGADLRYDRSAYPGAVNGLEHLLCIGWNERYDESVVDLIATTIQRAIKGNLS, encoded by the coding sequence ATGACACAGATTCGAAGCAGCATACTCTCCACGCCGATCAACATCGTTCCAAACGATGCCGACGCATCCGGACGATCATTCGGAGAAGAGGAAATCCGTCTGATTCGCGAAGCGCTTGATCGCGGCGTGCTGATCAGTCAGTACGGAACGATCGTGCCCGCTCTCGAGCGAGCCTTCGCCCAGTGGTGCGACATGCCGCACTGCACCGCGGTCTCATCCGGGACAGCCGCACTGCACACCGCAATCGCCGCCGTCGATCCGAAGCCGGGTGACGAGATCATCTCTTCGCCGATCACGGATATGGGAGCGGTGATGCCCATCCTCTATCAGGGCGCCATCCCGATCTTCGCCGACGTCGATCCCGAAACCTGCAACCTGACTGCCCAGACGATTGCGGCCCGCATCTCTCCTCGCACGCGGGCCATCATCGTGACACACCTCTTTGGACTGCCATGCGACATGGATCCGATCATGGCGCTGGCCCGGGAACACAACCTGATCGTGATTGAAGACGCAGCGCAGGCATTCGGTGCAACTTACCGAGGCCGGAAAATCGGGACAATCGGCGATATCGGCTGCTTCAGCCTCCAGCAGGGCAAGCACATCACCTGCGGCGAAGGTGGCCTCGTCGTCACGCGCGACCCGCAGCGGGCTCGATTCATGAAACTGTTCCACGACAAGGGTTGGGGATTCGGAGATGCACAGCCCGACCACGAATTTCTCGGCCTGAACTATCGAATGACCGAACTCCAGGGGGCCGTCGCCATGGCACAGCTCCCGAGACTCGATGAATTCGTCGCCAAACGGCGGGAACTGGCCGCCCGCCTGACGGCGAAGCTCTCGAATCTCGCGGGCCTGGTCTGTCCGCCGGATCATCACGAATGTACCCATGTGTACTGGCGATACTCGATTCGCCTGATCGACCCGCTCTCCAGCTTAGAGCTGGATGCCATGTCAAATGCACTGCGGCGGATCGGTGCCCGAACCGCACCTCGCTACACTCAGAAACTCGCGTTCGAATACGGTTTCCTCCGTGATCGAAAAATGTTCGGAAACAGCGGTTTCCCCTTCTTTGAAGCCGTCCGAGCCAACGGCGCCGATTTGCGATATGACCGCAGCGCCTATCCCGGAGCAGTCAACGGCCTCGAACATCTGCTTTGCATCGGCTGGAACGAGCGATACGACGAAAGCGTCGTCGACCTGATCGCAACAACAATCCAGCGCGCGATTAAAGGGAATCTCTCCTGA
- a CDS encoding polysaccharide deacetylase family protein: MNIAFRSSPMATASTPEQAFSNVRSRRDAQQAGATRTIGAISIDMDTLSDYARGYGFQSHLAADPVYTHGLVRFLEILAKHDIRATLFVIARDAMVPAHAAILRHAIEAGHEIANHTMTHPRRLSALSDSGRRREIVEAHDTLCELAGRRIVGFRAPCYDICQKTLRTLERLDYQYDSSVHPSMIAPVIDLAVLIKSRFRKWDVRPGSYWRLLSPLRPHRIRQQGILELPLSALPYSRLPFYGTWVQSTGMTVFRKSLSWLRRFSLPLNFHFHAVELVGLNDTGVDPRFAVHPGMKRDVERRLADVDEMLSAFTVGYELNTLESMALRFERSLK; the protein is encoded by the coding sequence ATGAATATTGCATTTCGCTCGTCACCGATGGCCACGGCTTCGACGCCTGAACAGGCCTTCTCCAATGTGCGATCGCGCCGGGATGCCCAACAGGCCGGCGCGACTCGGACCATCGGGGCGATCAGCATCGATATGGACACCCTGTCGGACTACGCACGGGGCTACGGATTTCAATCCCATCTCGCGGCGGACCCTGTCTACACGCACGGCCTCGTGCGATTCCTTGAAATCCTTGCGAAGCACGACATTCGCGCCACGCTCTTCGTCATTGCACGTGATGCGATGGTACCGGCACATGCAGCGATTCTCCGTCACGCAATCGAAGCCGGACACGAGATTGCCAATCACACGATGACCCATCCGCGCCGGCTGTCGGCGCTCTCGGATTCCGGTCGCCGAAGGGAAATTGTCGAGGCACACGACACGCTTTGCGAACTGGCTGGCCGGCGCATCGTCGGGTTTCGAGCGCCTTGCTACGACATCTGCCAAAAGACACTCAGGACTCTCGAACGCCTTGACTATCAATACGACTCGTCCGTGCATCCGTCGATGATTGCGCCGGTCATTGACCTGGCGGTGCTCATCAAATCTCGTTTTCGAAAATGGGATGTGCGGCCGGGCTCATACTGGCGGCTTTTATCACCTCTGCGCCCCCACCGGATTCGGCAGCAGGGCATTCTCGAACTGCCGCTCTCCGCGCTGCCCTATTCGCGACTGCCCTTCTATGGAACATGGGTGCAGTCAACCGGGATGACGGTGTTCAGAAAATCCCTGAGTTGGCTGCGTCGATTCAGCCTCCCGCTCAACTTCCACTTCCACGCCGTTGAACTCGTGGGGCTGAACGACACCGGAGTCGATCCGCGTTTCGCCGTGCATCCGGGAATGAAGCGAGACGTGGAGCGGCGGCTCGCGGACGTGGACGAGATGCTGTCGGCATTCACGGTTGGATACGAACTGAACACGCTCGAGTCAATGGCGTTGCGCTTCGAACGCAGCCTTAAATGA
- a CDS encoding glycosyltransferase produces the protein MKTLTLILPCYNEEDALPPLFERLIDLKRAFGPDVALDFLFVDDGSRDRTAEILNSMPHELRPAAIVRHEINRGLGGAIATGFREATGEFVAIMDVDCTYDPMYLIDMLPMMTDGIDVVTGSEFHPRGSVENISCFRLFLSRNLSLLYRIAFWSNLYSFSCLLRIYRREILAHIMPTSRGFLSCTEVLISAHRKGYRIVEFPLVLTERRHGESKMPIVRSIIDHCVFIAGSLLGRGPKQNITEGGAA, from the coding sequence ATGAAGACGCTCACGCTCATCCTGCCCTGTTACAACGAGGAAGACGCCCTGCCGCCGCTGTTCGAACGCCTGATTGATCTCAAGCGCGCGTTCGGCCCGGACGTGGCGCTCGATTTCCTTTTCGTCGACGATGGCAGCCGGGATCGAACTGCTGAAATTCTCAACAGCATGCCGCACGAATTGCGCCCGGCCGCTATCGTTCGGCATGAAATCAACCGGGGACTCGGCGGAGCGATCGCCACGGGCTTTCGTGAAGCGACCGGCGAATTCGTTGCCATCATGGACGTCGATTGCACCTACGACCCGATGTATCTCATTGACATGCTGCCGATGATGACAGACGGAATCGATGTGGTCACAGGTTCGGAATTCCATCCGCGCGGCAGCGTCGAAAATATATCTTGTTTCAGGCTCTTTCTCAGTCGAAATCTGTCTTTGCTCTATCGAATTGCCTTCTGGTCCAACCTGTACAGCTTTTCGTGCCTGCTTCGAATCTACAGACGCGAGATTCTTGCGCACATCATGCCGACAAGCCGCGGCTTCCTCAGTTGCACGGAAGTGCTCATCAGCGCCCATCGCAAGGGGTACAGGATCGTCGAATTCCCGCTCGTCCTCACCGAACGCCGGCACGGAGAATCGAAGATGCCCATCGTTCGATCCATCATCGATCACTGCGTTTTCATCGCCGGATCGCTGCTCGGTCGCGGACCAAAGCAGAACATCACCGAAGGAGGCGCAGCGTGA